The Toxorhynchites rutilus septentrionalis strain SRP chromosome 1, ASM2978413v1, whole genome shotgun sequence genome contains the following window.
GAGACGATTGCAGAGACGGATGCTGGTCGCTATAATCGGTTGGTCCATGCGAGAGGTGATGATGATCGTGGAGATCACTCGCTTCCGCCGGGGTAGGATCAATGATCGAGGGAAGAGAAGCGTCCAGTTCGTTCATGGTGAGAGTGCTAGGGATGGGTTCGGGTTCGGGGATGGGCGATGGCTGTTGCTGAAGAGGTGGTTGGGGTAGTTGTTGGGGAATTTGTTGAGGTTGGAGTTGTTGATGGGTTGGTTGAGGTTGAACcatctgttgttgttgttgagcaaGGTGTTGTTGAATTGGTTCAACCGTTGGTATACCAGTTGCAACATTTGGGAGCTGTTGAATAATCGGAGTTTGCGAAGGAACGACGCCAACAGAGGGATGGATACCCGCTGGTTGTATGAGTTGTGTGGGTGTTTGTGTAGGAACAGTCTTCAGTAAATCGTCATGAACGCCATTAAGTTGCTgcggttgttgttgctgttgctgctgctgcggttGCTGAGCCTGCTGTTGTTGCCCATAACTAGGAATTATACCGGCAGGGGCAGCACTCATCACTCCTGGTGGATAATACAGCTGTTGCTGAGGTTGCGGCTGCGGCTgcggctgctgttgttgttgctgtggtggctgctgctgctgctgttgttgcggCTGTTGCTGAAGACCAATAGTTGGTGCAACGACAACCGGAGCAACGTTGGCAGGGATGTTTTGGTTATCAACCACAAGGTTATTGTCCACATCCCCTTCGTCCTCACCGCCAGAGCGCTCATTCTCATCGATTTCATCGTCGGAGTAAACATCCTGATAGCGGAAAATGTCATTATGAACGTAGTACTTTTTGGGAGACTGAGCGGCCAAGACGAAAGTCTGAGTGAAACGACGCATAGGTTGGCCATCGTTGGACAGTTCACCGGTCACCTGCACCACAACACCGTTCCCAAGAGTGGCTTGCGAGTCCACCTGGCTGATTTTAGCATGGCAATCCCGGAAGTTCAGTTGTTGAATCTTGTTATGGATCTGCTTCTGACCGATTACCAGCGTTGCCTCTTGATTCTTCGAATCAAGCCCACCATGAACAAAGCTTGACGAGTTATTGTAGAAACTGTTAtcaatacaaaaacaaaaaatggcaATGAATTAAATCGAATTAACCAATACTATAAAAAGGGGCAACTTACCGGTAGAGGTGATCAGGAGCCTTGTTCAGCAGGGTGTAATATTGGCGCACGAACTCGCGGCCAACACTTTGCGGTGAAGGTTGTGCTTCCATTACCATTTCCTACGATCGGACAGTTGATGGTTTAGGCTGTGTCGCAAAATATAAAATCAAACTggaattatttatatatatagtagtaaaataaaacaataattcGCATAGAATTCTTCCCAGAAGACAAATATTGAAACCGAAAAAGCGTAAATCAGCGTCGATGAATTGCTGACCAAAGCTTGCAGAATGCGAAAAACGCATGGTTTACAATTCCATTTTTCTGTCTTCCTTCATACACTAcgttgtgtgtatgtgtgtgtttgtggagtaacaaaacgtattttttctcCACATTTCCAACGATGACTGAGAAAGCAATGGACTGTTACGGAAGACCCTTTACAGGATTTAAAACATCCAAAACACAAATATTCACCTGGGAAACATATTGTGTTTCGATAAAACAAAAAGCATTTATTTCGATACACCGTCATAGAAGGCTACTGCCAATAGTTGTGCATGTATGAGTGCAAGTGTTTCTGCAAAGCACCTTTCGTTGGTTAGTGCTTCTATGGCGTCTAGAGATCCATTTTCTCGAATGAAGTCTGTTGTTTCAAGTTTTGTTCTCGCGACTATGTGTACTTATCACAGCCAAAGGCACCTACAGAGATTCACACGGAATGTAAAGCAAGCAAATTCTGTACGTTTTGTGTTCGCTTTTCCTACGTCCAGTTGTTACAGAACAAGTCTGTCAGGTTTTTATAGGTTAAAAATGGCATCATATATCATGTGTACAAATAATAATCCGTGAAAGGGGCAAATCTTTCCTTGAGCATGCCGGAtgtttaagaaaaaaaactacatacCTGTATCGGTAACTGGAAGGAATTGAAGCGGGAggttctgctgctgctgtcacGAATTGGGGGGCTTCTCGTTCGCCTTTGCTTCCTTTGATGATACCGACGGACCGGGACTACGCCGCCTTCGCCTTTTTCACACTTTCTGCGATGAATAAAATTCTTGCAAACTCACACTTTTCGCGGCCGCGAGCTCGTTTGCGAATACCAAATTGAAAGACCGCTGTTGTTTGCTTGACAAAGTGTTGCTTATTACCGAAGTCTCGGCTCTAGCCCGATTCACTAAACTGTTTTACGATAATAGTGTAAATTGTATCGGTCAAATGTCTCCCGacaggaaaaaggaaaaatgcaGTTGAAACTACAATCCCGATTTTTTATTCTTCACTCTTCGAAGCACTGTTTCACACTTACCATTGGGGCCGAGCGTAACAGTTGGAAACATACGCACACACCGATGCACTCGAGTCAAGCTCCACAACGATGGCGGCTACAGGGAAGTCGACTTACACACATATTGGAAATGGGTGCAAAACTAACTTTAATTTTACTGGTTTTgaacaaggcgcctagaagtatatcctaaggtgggccaacttgctaaaaccactcttcagccatcttggaagtctactgtgttttgtttgtaaacaaaacacaataagctattgccgaagctcgctcgtgatcagtctgtctctttcacgctacaagcaaataattcaccttctgctttcttccgtactgttttcatataccgctcccctaaccaacttaatgacgaaacggcctcacctagtaccataaaCCCGTCTTGGTTTTGAATTGGCTATTTGAATTAGAATCCGTCTCCTCATGTGACTCatgtgaaaaaagaaaaaaaaatacaggagaTCCGAATAGGGAAAAACAGGCCCCGGCCaagaggatatgatccgcgagtcaagatgtgttgcaaatttagctgtcattgccaaactatcAAATTACTCGATGAGCTAAAGGCAGATCTATgaaacaaggtgcgcccattcgctaatcatatttaactcgaaacaatcgtcaaattcgcaaaagtttaaagaaggcagttttgcaatcttaaaatttggagattcttaagttattcgattacttaaaacacgacgCTCTCTTAACCATTTGGCTATATATTTCACGACACACAACTTTTATCGATGCATTTCCAGTTTTTTcctcaaataattactattataatataaaatcatcatcacacACAGGTtgatgtttattccacctgaatatccatcattatattcgcctcccaatgaaagcacacgaagcttaaggccatgttctcactgcagcggggcgtcaacgtGGCGTGTTCACTTATCGCCACGATATTTTGTTTCACTCACATTGCATCGTGCCAGCGGCGTGTCTTCGAcgtgttttatgaaaattgtcaatgtgtgtttttgaatgaaagaatcaaaattgatttatttttaaatattccaacatcgtTAGACGTATTCTGCTAAAAACAAGGAGggttaaaaatgtaaaaaataaaaagaaacccaaaaagttttaaataatgtcactactacaaacaaacatatgcaagAGAGAGGCGGtgaagtacaaatatcgccggcgtgaagtgttttcgttACACGCCAGCCACACGCCAAAACCTCGCTCACGACACGTCAGCCTGATGTGAAtacatcggtaagaacacacacgattaatAGTAAGCGCCACACGCACCACCCAAGCCACGCTGACgtcccgctgcagtgagaaccaaggcgcctctatatataccaggtgaaacaatcatattaaATGcattttcagccatattggaattggtgtcggtattgtttacaaacagctgccggcggctctctacaaactgccacgacgcttattcgaacgatgcctactatgttcggctttcgcgaatttatgttaaaaagaagggatgattttgtagaatttcattctcatccagttcatccactactctcgcatgtgaaaatgcaaaaatggcgtatcctagcaataacaaaacaaacaattccCGCTCTaaaaaccgtaatccccttcttattgaagttgtgatgttgcttcacctgttatacatttatacaagcgccttggttaGAACAAAGCctaatgccgtctacgcgaatatactctacaaaatcagaatccgaattggattacaataccaataatacaaaagcaaaagacgggtgggtaatgtcggggacataaccggagtgacgtaggactatacaaaggggacagcttttgttaaatatatattttaaatatattgttttattttcttcacctacgtgaatacctacctatctacctgaaaaatggattagtttactgtttactctttatgaatatgttgatggttctgaaaagaacctttggtgttgtgtttttgttatcactcgatattcccatcttgttcggctaaaccttcctgtttggcgatttgttgtcactcgccacagctttcacagttggaaaatttcttcccatccagcttgtgacatattttacagtaaattacattcaatggcacgtcgcattaccaccactcagtgccggattggaggtaattttaacctgtaattgaacatttgcgatgacagtggtacagtgtcgactttcaatgtggggtcataatttggatctctatgtttacaaaaatgtccaactaaataagtcgcattacatgtccgtccaattagctaaatgtcgaactaattgtagattactgtactttaaatctggaaacaatttaagaattggtgaaaattgaataatcaggaaagtccccaactatcaataagctcagaacaactgccaaattcacatactcatcaaatcctggcaaacaaattatgaaaacatcaatttgtgttttattattattttggataatgttttagaaagcattgaactttatttcctaaactcttttttggaaggtttaatggctctgaaaagcgccttgttttatggaatggttccaatttagaaaacttagtactcgtggttttgaaaaaaaccatttcgaacgccctcgatgccgccttgttctggatttgccaccaaagcagtttgtataaacaaacttttttcttctgctacctgatgccgttttgcgattgcgtttgccactcgccattcgctgcaactgcctgttgtcttgatgtccaccgaaccgaatgtgttatgttccgaatgcaggttttcttatcgtcgcgagcagctttgccagctaactcgatcactccggcggccgaaactatataacgccggctagatggactggtacacaagtactaacgcgctcgacctagctaccttttccggtgcaattggcggatacacctacgggaaattgcagaccaccacggttcgagcgggattttgcctttcccttctcttttcctcctttgttgagtacacgatgccgatgccgtacaaccacacgggtttacggtttaaaggaaaataagatatttttttggggtccgcgtgttttatactctagcggtacacactcacaggatagagacaaatcggcagactcagccaaaggggcgggtccaacgagacgaacgaatgagcgttaaaagggagcgatggcaaaaaaatacattcattacgatttgttcgctcgttggattcacatacagactaaaaagggtccttttcaggatcacaaaaagtctaaagagtttattgttttgttatcactcgatatccccatcttgttcggctaaaccttcctgtttggcgatttgttgtcactcgccacagctttcacagttggaaaatttcttcccatccagcttgtgacatattttacagtaaattacattcaatggcacgtcgcattaccaccactcagtgccggattggaggtaattttaacctgtaattgaacatttgcgatgacagtggtacagtgtcgactttcaatgtggggtcataatttggatctctatgtttacaaaaatgtccaactaaataagtcgcattacatgtccgtccaattagctaaatgtcgaactaattgtagattactgtactttaaatctggaaacaatttaagaattggtgaaaattgaataatcaggaaagtccccaactatcaataagctcagaacaactgccaaattcacatactcatcaaatcctggcaaacaaattatgaaaacatcaatttgtgttttattattattttggataatgttttagaaagcattgaactttatttcctaaactcttttttggaaggtttaatggctctgaaaagcgccttgttttatggaatggttccaatttagaaaacttagtactcgtggttttgaaaaaaaccatttcgaacgccctcgatgccgccttgttctggatttgccaccaaagcagtttgtat
Protein-coding sequences here:
- the LOC129761912 gene encoding ras GTPase-activating protein-binding protein 1 isoform X2, which codes for MVMEAQPSPQSVGREFVRQYYTLLNKAPDHLYRFYNNSSSFVHGGLDSKNQEATLVIGQKQIHNKIQQLNFRDCHAKISQVDSQATLGNGVVVQVTGELSNDGQPMRRFTQTFVLAAQSPKKYYVHNDIFRYQDVYSDDEIDENERSGGEDEGDVDNNLVVDNQNIPANVAPVVVAPTIGLQQQPQQQQQQQPPQQQQQQPQPQPQPQQQLYYPPGVMSAAPAGIIPSYGQQQQAQQPQQQQQQQQPQQLNGVHDDLLKTVPTQTPTQLIQPAGIHPSVGVVPSQTPIIQQLPNVATGIPTVEPIQQHLAQQQQQMVQPQPTHQQLQPQQIPQQLPQPPLQQQPSPIPEPEPIPSTLTMNELDASLPSIIDPTPAEASDLHDHHHLSHGPTDYSDQHPSLQSSQQSQQQQITNEPKTYANLVKSGGSGVGGPGPLSFASVSSHHHQQQQSQQQQQQQQQQQHQHHQQSYNNVTAGRQSVLSPPPSSTLQSSSSGAASSGPTSNNNAGLMGNKYDRQQQQDQIGLGQGGPMPQRMQNQQRPIRGNGPPTGTGGNGQSTLRQQQDGRPTYQRSYNDGGEDRRQSNAAQFGDNHQLFLGNIPHHATEEELKALFSKYGAVVDLRIHSKPGQKMPGVRAPPYYGFITYEDPASVQNCLADMPLYFPENCPDGQKLNVEEKKTRTRAPGETGGRIGGSNLGGNGSNGPRGGPGGPGGQQRGLGGPQGNMNRGGSGQRGLGGVGGGSGRGGYPRSDRGSVSGGGGGQRSGNGNYR
- the LOC129761912 gene encoding ras GTPase-activating protein-binding protein 1 isoform X1; amino-acid sequence: MVMEAQPSPQSVGREFVRQYYTLLNKAPDHLYRFYNNSSSFVHGGLDSKNQEATLVIGQKQIHNKIQQLNFRDCHAKISQVDSQATLGNGVVVQVTGELSNDGQPMRRFTQTFVLAAQSPKKYYVHNDIFRYQDVYSDDEIDENERSGGEDEGDVDNNLVVDNQNIPANVAPVVVAPTIGLQQQPQQQQQQQPPQQQQQQPQPQPQPQQQLYYPPGVMSAAPAGIIPSYGQQQQAQQPQQQQQQQQPQQLNGVHDDLLKTVPTQTPTQLIQPAGIHPSVGVVPSQTPIIQQLPNVATGIPTVEPIQQHLAQQQQQMVQPQPTHQQLQPQQIPQQLPQPPLQQQPSPIPEPEPIPSTLTMNELDASLPSIIDPTPAEASDLHDHHHLSHGPTDYSDQHPSLQSSQQSQQQQITNEPKTYANLVKSGGSGVGGPGPLSFASVSSHHHQQQQSQQQQQQQQQQQHQHHQQSYNNVTAGRQSVLSPPPSSTLQSSSSGAASSGPTSNNNAGLMGNKYDRQQQQDQIGLGQGGPMPQRMQNQQRPIRGNGPPTGTGGNGQSTLRQQQDGRPTYQRSYNDGGEDRRQSNAAQFGDNHQLFLGNIPHHATEEELKALFSKYGAVVDLRIHSKPGQKMPGVRAPPYYGFITYEDPASVQNCLADMPLYFPENCPDGQKLNVEEKKTRTRAPGETGGRIGGSNLGGNGSNGPRGGPGGPGGQQRGLGGPQGNMNRGGSGQRGLGGVGGGSGRGGYPRSDRGSVSGGGGGQRSGNGNVSNASNYGGGSGSTYGGRR